GGTAGTCCTGCCGAAGGCCCGCGAGCGAGATCGACGACTCCTCTTCCGTGAGCGCCTGCATATTGGCGAGGTACTCGGGAGGATAGGTGCCCGTCCCCATCGGCACGGGGAGAGGCGACCACGCGGTGACGGCCGTGAGGGTGTCGCCGTGCCGGTCTGCCTCCGCAGCCGCGAACCTCACGGCACGTTCCGAGACGTCCGACCCGTCGACGCCCACGACGACGCCGGTGCTTCCGAACAGGTCGCGGTCGGGGATGACGGCCACGGGACAGTGGGCGCCGGCCGTCATGCGTATCGCCTGCCCTCCGAGGTGCACACCGTCGGCGTGCCGGAAGCGGTTGCGTCCGATCACCAGCAGCTGCGCGTGTTGCGACACCTCGATCAACCGGGCGAGTGGCTTGCCGCGTTCGATCCGTGCTTCCGCGCGGACGCCGCGGGATCCGGCGAGTTCGACGGTGGCGTCGAGCATCAGTTCCGTCGCGGCGACGACTTCATCGACGAGGGCGCCCTCGCCCGACACTCCTGAGCCCGCCCCCACGACCGAGACGAGCAGCAGATCATGGTGCAGGGCGGCCGCCCGTTCGATGGCCCATTCGACCGCCCGTTGGGACGCCGTCGTGTTCGTGATCCCGACTGCGATGACGCCGTTCATGATGTCTCCTCCGCTGAGATGGATGCTTCGCCTCGAACGACGAGCACAGGACAATGCGCGTGCGAGACGCACGAGCTGCTCACCGACCCGAGCAGCAGACCGGTGAAGCCGCCGTGGCCTCGCGTGCCGACGACGAGCATCGCGGCATCCCTCGACGCATCGATCAGTTCGTGCGCCGCACCGCCCTGTCGAATGCCTGTGCGCAGCCAGGCGGGGGTGCCCGCGGGGAAGGCGCGCTCGACCTCTACTGCGAGGAGGCGCTCGGCGTTCGATCGGAGGCTTTCCGCCGACTCCGGGTAGTAGTACGCATCGCCCCACGCGAGGGTCGGGTAGTCCCATACGACGACGGCCTCGACCGGCAGGCCGAGCTTCGGCCCGATCTCTGCCGCGTAGCGCAGCGCCGCGCGAGACGGTTCCGATCCGTCGATGCCGACGATGATGCTTCTGGGGGTCGGGAGCGCTTCTTCCATGTCTGCATCCTCCGGCTTCCACCGGTCCGCATCGCGGGCCCAAGGTCCCGCGGCTCGCGGTGAACGGACCCCGTCCGTGGGACTTTCGACCCGCGGCATCCGTCCGGCGCGGAGAAGACTCGAACCGTCAGATTCCTATCGAGGAGAGAGTCATGCGAACAGCAGTTGTCACCGCATTCGGTGCGCCGGCAGTCGTCGAAGAGCGCCCGATCCCACACCCCGGTCCGGGGCAGGTGATGGTCCGACTCGAGAC
This genomic stretch from Microbacterium sp. SLBN-146 harbors:
- a CDS encoding universal stress protein, with the protein product MNGVIAVGITNTTASQRAVEWAIERAAALHHDLLLVSVVGAGSGVSGEGALVDEVVAATELMLDATVELAGSRGVRAEARIERGKPLARLIEVSQHAQLLVIGRNRFRHADGVHLGGQAIRMTAGAHCPVAVIPDRDLFGSTGVVVGVDGSDVSERAVRFAAAEADRHGDTLTAVTAWSPLPVPMGTGTYPPEYLANMQALTEEESSISLAGLRQDYPDLDVRVVVASGYPGELICREAEHARLAVVGSHGRGAIGRFLLGSTSEAVIEQMPTAVIIVR
- a CDS encoding universal stress protein; amino-acid sequence: MEEALPTPRSIIVGIDGSEPSRAALRYAAEIGPKLGLPVEAVVVWDYPTLAWGDAYYYPESAESLRSNAERLLAVEVERAFPAGTPAWLRTGIRQGGAAHELIDASRDAAMLVVGTRGHGGFTGLLLGSVSSSCVSHAHCPVLVVRGEASISAEETS